In Sphingobacterium sp. PCS056, the following proteins share a genomic window:
- a CDS encoding DUF72 domain-containing protein → MDASYYSGTSGILLPYKNKNFYPESFQGKSRLTVCSLLFNSLEVNSSFYKIPRLETVQRWSEEVTAGFRFTFKLWRGITHNKGLIFDPQDVDRFLNVITAVGDKKGCLLVQLPPSISFHHRAQVDLLLKTIMKNDQSNGWRVCVEFRHESWYREETYQLLEDYGIASVIHDKHGRGIHLQDTVTPFVYVRFHGPDGNYKGSYEDAFLQEYSYYIKDWLDAKKEVYVYFNNTIGAAIDNLNTLSAYVAERD, encoded by the coding sequence ATGGATGCATCGTATTATTCTGGCACGAGCGGTATTCTTTTACCGTATAAAAATAAAAATTTTTATCCTGAAAGTTTTCAGGGTAAAAGCAGGCTTACGGTATGTAGTCTCCTTTTCAATTCTTTGGAAGTAAACAGTTCATTCTATAAAATACCACGACTGGAAACCGTACAGCGGTGGTCAGAGGAAGTAACTGCTGGTTTTCGCTTTACCTTCAAATTATGGCGTGGCATAACCCACAATAAGGGATTGATTTTTGATCCTCAGGATGTGGATCGATTTCTGAATGTCATCACTGCGGTTGGAGACAAGAAGGGATGCCTCCTAGTACAATTGCCACCCTCAATTTCTTTCCATCATCGCGCACAAGTAGACCTGTTACTGAAAACGATCATGAAAAATGATCAAAGTAATGGTTGGAGGGTGTGTGTGGAATTTAGACATGAGTCGTGGTATCGGGAGGAAACATACCAACTGTTGGAGGACTATGGAATTGCTTCTGTGATACATGATAAACATGGTCGTGGTATACACCTACAGGATACCGTAACGCCATTTGTCTATGTTCGTTTTCATGGTCCTGATGGGAATTATAAAGGTTCTTACGAAGATGCATTTTTGCAAGAATACAGTTATTACATTAAAGATTGGCTTGACGCTAAAAAAGAAGTATATGTCTATTTCAATAATACCATTGGAGCTGCTATTGATAACTTAAATACTTTGTCTGCATATGTTGCGGAACGTGATTGA
- the yiaA gene encoding inner membrane protein YiaA, with the protein MEPLKNKTEEHAPLTKHEEKVKNPFKPTAAFIGASWFALLTGTVGFCIGLWNATMELNEKGYYFTILLFGLFAVISVQKSVRDRSEGIVVTDLYYGLSWFATIAAMILLTVGLWNADLLLSEKGFYAMSFCLSMFSAIAVQKNTRDAKMFEENEL; encoded by the coding sequence ATGGAACCGCTAAAAAACAAAACTGAGGAGCATGCTCCACTTACAAAACACGAAGAAAAAGTAAAAAACCCATTTAAACCCACAGCTGCATTTATCGGTGCATCTTGGTTTGCTTTACTGACAGGAACAGTCGGCTTTTGTATTGGCTTATGGAATGCCACAATGGAACTCAACGAAAAAGGATACTATTTTACTATACTACTATTTGGATTATTCGCCGTCATCTCGGTACAAAAAAGTGTCAGAGATCGATCAGAAGGTATTGTAGTGACCGATCTTTATTATGGATTAAGTTGGTTTGCCACCATAGCTGCTATGATCCTACTCACTGTAGGTCTATGGAATGCAGATTTATTGCTTAGTGAAAAAGGATTTTATGCCATGTCATTTTGCTTAAGTATGTTTTCAGCTATTGCTGTTCAAAAAAACACCCGCGACGCCAAGATGTTTGAGGAAAACGAACTGTAA